ggagacaacaacttcgccctcaacacggacaagacaAAGGtaatgatagtggacatgagaaaggagaggagaaggcatcagccactgttcatcggggagcttgaagtggagagggtgagcaactttaaatacctgggtgtccacatcagtgaagacctcacttggacacctcacgtcacgcagctggtcaagaaggcccaacagtggctgtattttctgaggaggctgaggaagtttggcatgtttTCAGCTGTAGCACAAACCCAGAGTTGGAGGACTGTGATAGTGGACACTCTACTTCACTGTTACACATTCCCAAAGGACCTGAAGTGTTTGGTGTCTCTGAGGGCCTGGATGTCCTGCACATTTCCCTCAATGATGACAGCTCTGGTATGAGCTGGACCACCCTGAGGTGGGTTAGCTGATGACATCAGCACACATCTGACTCTCAGTTTGTCTCCTTTGGTTGGCCCACACTCACATTCAGTTTCTAAAGAATGTGTCTTGTGCCGACATGAAAAGACAATCACTACATATCAAGAACAAAGAGACTAAAAGTCCACTAAGCCTCAGTTTCTGTTGTCAGAAAAATCAGATTGTAACTCTGCTGCACTTTGTTCGCGGCTCAGTTCAGTTTCTGGCTGAATTTTCATTGATCCAAGTAGCAAATGTTGTCTTGTTAGTTACCCTCATTCTGAGGTTAAATGTCAGACAAGAACTGAGGGGATTTAACAGAACAAAGTGTATCAGGTAAACGTCTGTCAACGTTTCCAGCTGCAGAGAGCAGACTACGTCTCTTTTATTAATAAGACCAAAGGTACAATCCTATTTACCAGTTTGCTCTAACATCATCATTCGTGCTGACCTTCTTCCACATTAGTATGAGGACAGATCTGCTTTAAATCTTCCCACTGATGAAGTTGTGTAAAAAGTGTTGCAGCTCATTAAGAGACTTTCACCCTGTGACAGGTCTCACACAGTGAAGCTCAGGTTCATACACAGAATCACAGACATGAGGATGAAGTGGTGACAAGTTGCAGCTCTCGGCCTCATTCTGCATTCAGGTTGTCTCTAAATGAGGCATCATTTTGTTTCTAAAGAGTCAGACGAAAAATCACACGTAATTTTGTTGATGTTGGCTTATTGTGAAAGAGCATGAGATGTTTTCATGATCTGACGATCATTAAATCCTCCAAAAGCCATATATACGTAGTTTCTCCCTGTCCTCTCACATTATCCACAGAaagaattttttaaatctacttaTTAGCACAAAAATGGCAGCTGgtataactttatttaaatactcGCTGTATCACCAGACATCAGCCCCTTGAATACTTCCAACAGTCTGTAGAGTCAAATTTTACAGGACAGTCATCACAATATGTGGTAAAACGATACCTGCTGTGAAGTGACTGCACATGCTGTAGCATTAAGGACAGGGTCTGATTGTGctctgtttattttcacattagcTGTCTTTTTCGTCTTTATTCAGGAGGGTTCAGTAAATATTGACGGATGCAGAAAGGTCAAATCCTTCACCAGAGACTTCAGGTTTAAAGTGTGAAATGACTTGTCCTGAAGAATCAGACTAATCATCAGAGCTGCACAGAAAGAAGTGCAGATGGATGAATGTCCAGAATGTAATTCAGGGATGAAGATGGACGGCGGAGATTTgacactgtgacattttaaaaactcttcttttaaaaaatgattctcAAACTCATTTCGGTGATTTATCTCCtcgttcatccatccatctttgtGTCTGCCGGCGTGTTCCTTCATGCGTTCTTTCATTTATCCATTCATCGATCCCCTGACTTGTTCATCGATCTATTGATCCATGTCTCTATCACTTCATCATCCTCGCTGCCCTTCAAACATGTTCTCTGTCTTCGGTTCTCATTTATCTACATTTACgtctctctttcatttccaCTCTCTGCTTTCATGTTCACACATTTCTtctgaacccccccccccccccaattttacatttcttcatttcagtctctgtctctcctgttTCATCACACTTTCTTATATTTCAGTTTCTTGACCCCATTAAACCCAGACTTCATAATCTTTCTCACATGATTTTCTCCGTTTCACAGTCTTTCATCCtggtttttccatttgtttctgttcttaTTTCACAGTTCCTTCTTTCTCCTGAGCTGTTTGACTTCTTTTCCATCTGTTCCTTTGCCTCCTGAGGGGCACACCGACATGGTGCGGGGTTTTATTGGGAGGCTTGTTAACATAATTGGTTTGGTTGTGCACGCGTCATTTGTCCACAGAAAGAAAACGTCTTTGAGCTTATGATTTGTTATCCTGTCTTTGATCCTGCAGTGTTTCTCAATTTCCTGTTAATCCAGTTTGACTTTCTGTTGGTGGCAAATGCTACCACCCCTGTTATTACTCCTCTGCGGTTTCCTATTTAGAGGAAAAATGTcttatttgtactttaaaatcCTTGAGTGCCTGGGTACATTAATGCTGCTGCTACTTGTCCCAATAAAGCCTCTGATTCAGAgtgaaatgacagaaagagatgGATTCACACAGGTTACAGACGCTTTCAGACAACAACAGCAGTGGGAGGAACTCCTGAGGAGATGAAAAgataaactgaaaagaaaaggaacagagagattagaaggtgagagagGGCAGAAAAGGGCTTTATGCTAATTAAAGGAGGGGTAAATGTTCAGAAAACAAGCTCCTGTTAAGTCTTTGACTCCAGGCAGCTTAGCAACATCTTAAAGCCTGTTAAGTCCTTTAACTGGCCCTCTAACCCCATCGTGAacctggcagcagcagcagggttcCATATGGCTCTGATGGGCTGTTGACAAGCTGTCAGTACGAGACGCCCTAAAGTACGAGTTGGAGTCATGAGGATTAGCCCAATATTAGCCAGCTATTACTGCTGTCAAATGGTCGTGTGGACTGTGCAGCTATTTGTCCCCGATCTGTTTTCATCTTTGTCTGAATATTTCAGATTAAGCTCCAAATGTCCCTAACAAGACCTCACGGGGCTTCATTTGACTATAGCTTCACACAGTGGCCTCAGACTCTGGTCActgtacactgtactgtactgggaacattttaattttaaaccatGGTTTTTAAACTTAACCACTTTATACTATATGGCATCGCTtccatttatgtttaatttcagTGCCTCTGAGTTATGATTGAAAGTAAATGTAACTGAAAGTCAACAAACACAGAGGGCCCACTAAGTTAGGAAGTTAGCATCCCTTTGACCTACGTTTTTCTGTTGATCTTTAGATAAGCGACAGGAGAAACGAAGGGGCccactgtatgtttttatatttatatatttttatgtttcttgtaagaatcaataaagaaatatatattgGAAGGTCGGTCAATGACATTGAAACAATGCTGGAACAATGTCTTTACAGTGCTCAATATATTTAGGCTCTGGAGCTCTTAcattacttacacacacacacacacacacacacacacacacacacacacacacacacacacacacactgtgtaagAGGCGTGGGCAATACAGTAATCATgcttgcaaccagttaaaatggaggaaagttGACTCAACTGTGGATGCAGGAAAGAAAGAGGTGGAAAGAGGagtctgtggatttgagagaaaaaattgtggaaaaacacagacaatagACAATTGATAGAAGAGCAACATTAATGAAAAACTGCAACGAAGGATTGTTGAATTGGTGGTTATGctatggtaggagacccaggaggacaccactgctgacacaaaggcataaaaaagcaaggccttcaaagaaaagaacacagtccctaaagtcaaacatggtggagggtCAAAGATGTcttgttgctttgctgcttctggcactggatgccatgactgtgtgaacggtatcataaaatctgatgattaccaaagaattttggggcCAGCGTAGAGACCGGTGTCAGAAAGCTGTGTCcccaccagaggtcatgggtcttccagcaagacaatgacctgaaacacacatCAGAAGGCACTCAGAGATGGTTCCAAACAAAGCcctggagagttctgaaatgaCCAGcgatgagtccagatctgaatcccatagaagACCTGTGGAGAGATCTGAGAACAGCAGCTGGGAGAAGACCTACATCAAATCTGCATGACCTGGAACAGTTTGCAAAAGAGGGGTGGTCCATCGTTCCAGCACAGAGGTGGAAGAGACTCGTCCATGGTTACAGGAGTTGAGGGATTTCAGTTACTTTTTGCAAAGGGGGTGCTACCAAGTATTAAATTGGTCAtttcacttttcttctctgtttttttgtgtcattccagtgcaaacaaacacaataagcaCGTGAAAACCAGaccatttgcaattggaacaattttctgacagAACTGTAAAGGctgccgatatttttggccatgactgtttGTACATTAGTACATAACACTGGAACAATACTGAGACTTGTTTGTCATACGGTATCAAGCTGTTTGGAATCTAAATGGCCTTGATGGTCTGTTGAGAGAATAACaggcagaaaatgttttaaaattattcttttcaTGCTGGCATCTCACACTGGGTAAAGGATATTTCTTGAGAAAATAGAAGATTAGGGGGTTAATGATAAATACTTCTGCACTGACCTCTCACtgttctctgctgctttcactCCCTAAACCCCTCCATTATTTCGTTCACAGAGACTTCTGGGAACTGTCTGTCCCCTTAGCAAAGACCGCCCAAGTTTTTGAGTGCAGAAATGTTAACAGCACCTTGATTGCCTCGCTGAGGGAGAACCAGCCTTAACCTCGGGAGGGTCCGTGGTGTTTTATCCTGCCGGGCGGTGCACAGGTCAGACTTGGTCTGACAGGCAGAGGCCAAAGGTTCAGATCTGTTTGAGTTTTCCTCCCCCTGCTCAGCAGCCTGTCCCACACATAGTGGCTGCTAATGGATCTCAACTTCTCCTACTAAATCACAGGATATTAGATGATTCAGCAAAGGCCTCATGGTGCATTTACAGGAAGACAAATGAGTCTGTAAAATTAGATTTAATGTTAGATTTATTACAGCGGAGCCGTGGGCTGCAAGAGGCAAACTCAGGTCAAACAGAGCTGTTTGAACACTTCAACTCTGCAAAGCACAGGAGAAAATCACATCCTCTGAATGATCTGTTCTACTGAACAGTTTctaattattaaaaagacatGAAAGTGCTGTTATTGCCACAATTTAACTTTTGACCTCAGAGTTCCACTGTTTCAAACATGGATATATAAGTAGTTCTCACAGTCATAAGCAGCTACATTGCCATTTTTATAAGTGTATCACACTGCTGCATGGATTAATTTGTCCTCTGTCATTGGCCAAGTCTCCATAACTAGTCAAAGTTAGTGGAGAAGTGAGAGTCATGTGAAAAACACCTAAAGAATCCACTACTTGTCAAATAAGGAgtgttctttaaaaacacaatgaataCTTTACAAAAGCTGAACTTTCAACTCCTAGTTAGAGGAATCTATGAGTTGTTCTCAGTTCCTCAAAGTTTCCACTTCTGATCTTCccacatattttcatttaagtCTCAAAGGTGTAAATTATCTAACagttcacaaaaaacaaaaattacagtCCAAAATATTAGTTATATTTGgatatttaagtgttttttttttcaccgtagaaacatttgtttctttgataaatgtaaaaaaaaaaaaaaatccattacaGTTCTTATGGAACTGGCACATGTTAGACTGCAATTTAGAGCACTTTTAGCTCTGGCTACAACAATCTGAAGACTTGTAACGTATCGAAAAGCACAAAGAGCCACTAAAAACATGCAAGTGGATGTTATTAATCATTAGGACGTATGCATTCATCTCAGTTTTATGACGTCTTAAAGAGCAAACAATAAGTCAATTATTCCCATTCAGTTTCCACCAGGTTATAGAGGAGAGGCCTGAAGAGACTGAGAAAGAAAGGAGTCAGCAGATTTAAAGTGACACGAAAGAGAGAGGGGCTGTCACATGATATTTGCTGATTCTGATAGTTGCAGAATGTGTAGcttattggtgtgtgtgtgtgtgtaactaaCCTCATACTGAGCACATGACATTTATGTAACAATGCTTTAAAGTTACACACAAGGTGAGGTTGACATCGTGGGCCCACGTCAGCTGCAGCActtcattgtgtgtctgtgtctcctTCCTTTTTGAGAAACTTGTTATACTGTTCACAAAATGTTTGGTAGCCACATCCTGTCTATATGTGCCGTGTATTGTCCTGTATGACTGTATACGGTAGGCTGAACGGGGAGAAATGAAACAGCCGAGCAGGTCTCAGTCTCAGTTCAGGTCTCAGGTCTCAGTTCTACAGTGGGGTGTCCAGCGGTCATGAAGACATCTCCAATTTGACTGCAATTGTTTCTTAATAGAAATGTTTGCAGgggttttaaattcaaaatgccagtgtgtgtctttgtaatgAGCAGTGGAACGGGATCAGTACTTACTCTGTTACTTTGACATCTTAAATTTTTTGCCATCTCACAACGACTTGATAACTGCTAGACTGTTGATAACAGCTTGCTGAGACAAAATAGGTCTCTGCCAAATGAAGGGAAAATAGACTGCGAGTAATTCCCAAGTTGACGTAGTTAAATCCTCAAGAGTTGTGTAGCTCGGTTTGCTTAGCATTGAAGAAGGAATAAGTAGCTGTGAGGGACGAAGGTGCAGCGGCCTAAACCTGCATCTGTGGCCCTGTGTCCACTGAGCCtacagatgaaaatgaaaagactgcACTTCAGAATTGGAATAGATATGAGTTACTTTATGTCTATGCACTGTAGGCCTAAATAACACAAATGTACACAGTACAGCACTGCATAGTGGTGACTGAGACAAAACATtcttagttttatattttaccttttactTGTAcgttttaacttattttttttgtcctctcggtttatcccgtgagttcatggtcgccaaagtggatcattgtccgcatgttgatttggcacagtttttacgatttggaccggcactgcacagctggggaggggaatgggctgttaggggttcagtgtcttgcccagggacacttcgacatacagCCGGGcacagggatcaaaccaacgcCCCTGTTGTACTTTCTTTTATATTCTGTAATCTATATAACATGACTGCTTTGATGGTGTGATCTTCCTTTGGAATTGACATAATCATCAATCATCTGTCTATAACCTCACATTAAACTTCACTTcatattaaaacagtttaaagctCATTTATCGGcacttggtggttttaatataaaaatactatGAACTAACAAACTCAGATGTATCATTATGTGTTAACCAACTTTACTAatagtgacctttgacccctatTTTGTTATTAGCTGCTGTACATGTTTCactataattaccataatcagtattatttaaatacattgttttcttatttcttagTACTTTCTTAGTACTTTTATTgtttactttaagtaaaatgtagataatctgttTGGTACTTTGATGTAAGTAAACGATTTGAAGTgctacttgtagtggagaataTAACAGacctttttttgcacattttttgtgACGTCACTGTGCAGCTGCCCCTGATCATAATCAGTGTTTAAACCTGAAGCTGATTGGTGTAAAGACATAGGAAGTGAAACAAGTAGCACAGTCACTGTCTTCGAAGTGTTAGAGACTTTAAAAGTGTTGTTTAGTGCTGAGCTCTGACGACCGAGACAAAGTCCTCTGCCGATGAACTGTGAGTCtaagaaattaattttgatattaaaacctttataaaaacattaatctttttttctttaacgtCTTAATGGTCTTAAAGCCTAAATATTGCTACTATCCTAATATACAATAATTCTTCCTGTTTCTAATATGTTTTAGATTATTATACTAATTTGCACAAGAATCACAGAAAACAATCCCATGTAAACGTGAACAATCTAAATATTCCCGTGTTCAGTGATCTGCAGCTTTTTGTATGCAACAAAATATCTAAATGCACTTGGGGTTCATCATTGGTGATTGGTGATTGGAAAGCCACCAAGATAACAATTGtggtttactgtttttttaataatcaaaatataataatatgcaGAATAACTAAGAACTTAAGCCACTATTAGTTGTGGCCCTAGACATTTATGTTGCTGTTTATCGCTTCTTAGTTACTATACAGGTCTCTCATCAAGAAAGTTCCTTTTAGACAAAAGGGAATGTTGTATAACAATATCAGTCTCTTGTCCTCTGCAGATTTACATCCTTCAACATTATCACCACCAAATCTCCGCATCATAAAAACTCAACAACCAAACTAGCGATTGTCCTAAGATCAGGCCAGCAATGGCAAGTTTGTCTTTGCAGACACTTTTTGTCATACTTCAGTCGCTCCTGCTTCATCCTAATCCTTTATTGGCTTATTCACTGAAAGACTGCACCATCAATTACGTTGACAATCCCCTGGCTGATGTTTTTGTGGACTGTTCAACCTGTTACCTTGTTACCGTCCCTGATGACATCCCCAGAGATGTGACCTCAGTAAAATTCAATTCCAATCAGAttaaagagattaaaaaagaaGATTTTGGAAAGTTGTCAAAGCTGAGATTTTTAGATCTGGAGTTTAATTCAATTAGTCATGTGGATGATGAATCTTTCATTCATTTGGCTGCACTGACGACACTGAATATGTACCGTAATGAACTCACAAACCTGACTGCCAACCTCTTTCAAGGACTGTCCATGCTCACTGAGCTTGACCTCGGTTTTAACTACATTCACTTCATTCATACCTCAGCCTTCCAGTTCCTGACTAGCTTACAAACTCTGTTCTTAGAAAACAACCGGCTCCAACAAATCACTGATATTCAGCCTATTCTACAACTACCACACCTGCAGGTGCTGAGCATTAGTTATAATCAATTTTCGACCTTTGAGACCAAAGATCTGTTGTTTAATGTGTCCTCGGGCCTTAAGAtattaaatgtttctcaaaatgaaattaaaactttCAGCATCACACCATTGGTCTTTCCTCATCTAGAGATGGTAAACCTTTCAGCCTGCGGCCAAGCTGGTGGACTGAAATGGGACATACCTGACAAGACTTTACCTACGAACTTAACAGAACTGATTATTAGTAACACTCTGATTACTTTTGAAGAGATCAGAAAAGTCCTGCAGAATCTGGACTCACTGATTTATCTGGGACTGAATCATATGGAGGATGTGATCAACAAAGGTCTGTTAGCTACCGTCTGTAAAATACCAACACTTAGGAAGCTGGATCTGTCTTACAACAGTGTCAACAGTTTTAGTGAACTTGAAAATTGCTCTCAGCTCAGTGACCTTGACTTATCTATTACTCATACGAGTGAACTGCCTAAAGACTTGTTACGATCCCTGAAGAGACTGAGGTCCCTCAAACTGAACATTAACCTCCTCCGCAAAGTACCAGAAGACATTAGGAGCCTTTCGACCCTTGAGATCCTTAATTTGAGTGACAATCTCATCTCTGATTTGGGCTGTGAGGATTTCATCAACACAACAAGCCTCACAGAGCTTTATCTCAACACCAATCGCATTATTAAGCTGAACAGTTGTGTATTTGAAAATTTCACTGATCTGAAGGTTTTGGATATTAGCGATAACCTGCTGCAGACAATTGGAGATGCCTTCAAACTCGGACCCAAGATGCTCATGTTCTTAAATTTGAGCGACAATGTTGTACTTCTTTTTGAACAGGGGGATTTTCAAGGTTTAAAGTCCCTAAAACATTTGGACGTATCAAATAACATTGTGAGATTAACACGTAAGGTCTTTAATGGACTTATCAACCTGGAATCTCTCAGTATATCTGTTTTATCCTTGTTGTACTATAACATCAAACAATTACAGCAGTTAAAAAGTCTTAACATCTACTTCAGTGTTGATATcaatttcagacattttaatcCATATTATTTTGATGCTTCCTATGTTTTGAGGTCATTAAAGGTTTTCACAGTAATCTGCACTGGTAATCCCTTTGATTTTTACTTACCCATATTGATCCAAACCCTCCAGAGTATGAGACACTTAGAGGAATTCACAGCTGAGAATATTTATGTTTCTGCACCTGGTCCagatactttttactttaataatgaGCTCAAGAATTTGACAATCAGAAAGACTGATTTATCCCATTTGAATCCCAAATTGTTTCAACCAGTCCCAAACCTGCAGGTTCTTGATTTGTCCAACTGTAAACTCAAGTCTTTGGATTTCCTGGCCCAGCCTAAGCTGTCTGCACTCAGATATTTAAAACTGACAGACAATGAGCTCACTGTGATCAATGAGACAGTCTTCCAGTCTCTCCCTGCACTAACATACTTGGACCTGGACAATAACCCGTTCACCTGTGACTGTTCTAATGCTGGATTTATCCAGTGGGTGAAGAGCAACAACCAAACTCAGGTTGTTAATGCCTATCAGTACACTTGTTTCTTTCCCATGGCTGCACAAGGAAGGAAGTTGATGGACTTTGACGTCCAGTCCTGTTGGACAGATGTTGGACTTCTCTGTTTCATTTCCAGCACCTGTCTGGTTCTTCTGACTCTCCTCTCATCCTTCATCTACCACTTTCTGAGGTGGCAGCTAGCCTATGGCTTCTACCTCTTCCTGGCCTTCATCTATGAtagcaggaagaagaagaagggagcTCCTCATCAGTACGATGCCTTCGTCTCCTACAACGTTCACGATGAGGACTGGGTTTACAGAGAGATGCTTCCAGTGCTGGAAGGAGAACAGGGCTGGAGACTCTGTCTGCACCACAGAGACTTCCAACCAGGTACATGTCACCAGTTCAAACTAATAACCTGCACTCTATGTTTGCCATCATGCAAATTCCACAAACTTTACTCAAAGTGACACTGCAGCTGTCCAGATCTATTGCTAATTATTACTTCCAACTGGAATTTTCCTCGATAGCTTTAAAGCAGCTGAGTTTGGTAGCTCTTCCACCATCGtaggatcattgcgctaaaaagttttgcttggtgtctccTCTGCGGTCCGTGCCAATATTGTGTCTAGTGCATTTTGtgggttctgtgtggaattgtatgagatttgacttttcttctcagttttttgtgtcattccagtgcaaacaaacaataagCATGTCTCTGGTGTCTCTCGATATCCCCTTGCCTGGCTAAAATTTCCCACTTATTTGAAAGAAGTGCGTTTTCTGAAATATGAAGTACCTCAGGGTTCGAATCTTGGCCCTCAtctttcctctttatttttcacttgctGAAAATTACAGTGGAGTAAATGACTGTTACCTTGAAAATAATGATTTGTTGATCCTATGTGAGCAATAATGTTTAAGGAAAGCTCACTGTAATTGTTTGAATCAATGGGTTCTTGATTTCAAAAGATTTTAGTCTGTGAGCTTTTAGTTATTAGTTTTAGTTATTAGTCACTTATTTAGTCACTgtccatttttaataaatgtagaatTAATTCCATTAGTTGGTTGAAAATACTAATTCCAGCTGATTCTTTCTAAACAAATCTGTAAACCAGGTCTTACATTTGCAGATGTCTATCGTCCTCTCCTCAGGTAAGCCCATCATGGAGAACATTACAGATGCCATCTACGGCAGCAGGAAGACCATCTGTGTGATCAGCCGGCGCTACCTGCAGAGCGAGTGGTGCTCCAGAGAGATCCAGATGGCCAGGTGGGGTCCACCTTATACTGTAGTAAACTTGTGGAGGTGGAAACTATGAGCTGGCTCCTTAAGTTTATTGTTGTGATTCAGTCCTGGGAAGGGTATAATGGTCTATCCTGGTCCTTCATGGTCTGTTCTATGTGTCGCTGCAGCTTCCGTCTGTTTGACAAGCAGAAGGACGTGTTGATCCTGCTGTTTCTGGAGGACATCCCGACCCAGCAGCTGTCTCCATACTACCGCATGAGGAAGCTGGTAAAGAGACGCACCTACCTGAGCTGGTCTCAGGCCGGACAACACACAGGAGTCTTCTGGCAGAACGTCCACAGAGCTCTAGAG
The nucleotide sequence above comes from Channa argus isolate prfri chromosome 1, Channa argus male v1.0, whole genome shotgun sequence. Encoded proteins:
- the LOC137127952 gene encoding toll-like receptor 13; this translates as MASLSLQTLFVILQSLLLHPNPLLAYSLKDCTINYVDNPLADVFVDCSTCYLVTVPDDIPRDVTSVKFNSNQIKEIKKEDFGKLSKLRFLDLEFNSISHVDDESFIHLAALTTLNMYRNELTNLTANLFQGLSMLTELDLGFNYIHFIHTSAFQFLTSLQTLFLENNRLQQITDIQPILQLPHLQVLSISYNQFSTFETKDLLFNVSSGLKILNVSQNEIKTFSITPLVFPHLEMVNLSACGQAGGLKWDIPDKTLPTNLTELIISNTLITFEEIRKVLQNLDSLIYLGLNHMEDVINKGLLATVCKIPTLRKLDLSYNSVNSFSELENCSQLSDLDLSITHTSELPKDLLRSLKRLRSLKLNINLLRKVPEDIRSLSTLEILNLSDNLISDLGCEDFINTTSLTELYLNTNRIIKLNSCVFENFTDLKVLDISDNLLQTIGDAFKLGPKMLMFLNLSDNVVLLFEQGDFQGLKSLKHLDVSNNIVRLTRKVFNGLINLESLSISVLSLLYYNIKQLQQLKSLNIYFSVDINFRHFNPYYFDASYVLRSLKVFTVICTGNPFDFYLPILIQTLQSMRHLEEFTAENIYVSAPGPDTFYFNNELKNLTIRKTDLSHLNPKLFQPVPNLQVLDLSNCKLKSLDFLAQPKLSALRYLKLTDNELTVINETVFQSLPALTYLDLDNNPFTCDCSNAGFIQWVKSNNQTQVVNAYQYTCFFPMAAQGRKLMDFDVQSCWTDVGLLCFISSTCLVLLTLLSSFIYHFLRWQLAYGFYLFLAFIYDSRKKKKGAPHQYDAFVSYNVHDEDWVYREMLPVLEGEQGWRLCLHHRDFQPGKPIMENITDAIYGSRKTICVISRRYLQSEWCSREIQMASFRLFDKQKDVLILLFLEDIPTQQLSPYYRMRKLVKRRTYLSWSQAGQHTGVFWQNVHRALETGDAPTDTDLLTGPAGC